Below is a window of Numida meleagris isolate 19003 breed g44 Domestic line unplaced genomic scaffold, NumMel1.0 unplaced_Scaffold530, whole genome shotgun sequence DNA.
CTGGTGCAAAAATCCATAGTCCCAGGGCAAAACCCCGCAGTCCTGGTGCAAAGTCCCATGGTCCTGGTGCAAAACTCCTGCTATGAATGCAAAATCCCACAGTCCTGGTGCAAAACCCCATAGTCCTGGTGCAAAACCTCATAGTCCTGGTGCAAAAATCCATAGTCCCAGGGCAAAACCCCATGATCCTGGTGCAAAGGTCCATGGTCCTGGTGCAAAACCCCGTGGTCCTGGTGCAAAAATCCATAGTCCCAGGGCAAAACCCTGCAGTCCCAGGGCAAAACCGCATGGTCCTGGTGCAAAACCCCCACAGTCCCAGTGTAAAACCCCATAATCCCTGTGCAGAACCCCACCATCCCAGTGCAAAACCCACAGGTCCCAGTGCAAACCCCCTTGGCCCCATGGCGAACCCCgctctccccacagccctgccccacatGGACGACGCCAGCTGCCCCCCAACCCAGACCTGGACGGAGGGGCAGGAGGCGACGCTGCAGTGCCGAGCACGGGGCAACCCCGTTCCAGTGGTGACGTGTCACAAGGACGGGACCGTCGTCCCCGTGGGACGGTCGCACGTTGTCACCCGGAACTACACCGGGACCTACTGGTGCAACGCCACCAACGCGTTGGGGACAAGCAGACGGAACGTCACCGTGACGGTGGAGTGTGAGTGGGGACGGGAGTGCCAGGGTGGGGGTGACACATGTGGGGCAGTGACACGCGGGGATGGGGGTACCAGGGGTGGGGGGACGCACAGGGGACAGTGACACACGTGGGGATGGGGGTAGCAGGGTTGGGGTGACAAATGTGAGACGGTGACACACGTGGGGTGGTGACACACACGGGGATGGGTGAACCAGGGTTGGGGTGACACCCAGGGGACAGTGACATGTGGGGATGGGGGTACTAGGGGTGGGGNNNNNNNNNNNNNNNNNNNNNNNNNNNNNNNNNNNNNNNNNNNNNNNNNNNNNNNNNNNNNNNNNNNNNNNNNNNNNNNNNNNNNNNNNNNNNNNNNNNNNNNNNNNNNNNNNNNNNNNNNNNNNNNNNNNNNNNNNNNNNNNNNNNNNNNNNNNNNNNNNNNNNNNNNNNNNNNNNNNNNNNNNNNNNNNNNNNNNNNNNNNNNNNNNNNNNNNNNNNNNNNNNNNNNNNNNNNNNNNNNNNNNNNNNNNNNNNNNNNNNNNNNNNNNNNNNNNNNNNNNNNNNNNNNNNNNNNNNNNNNNNNNNNNNNNNNNNNNNNNNNNNNNNNNNNNNNNNNNNNNNNNNNNNNNNNNNNNNNNNNNNNNNNNNNNNNNNNNNNNNNNNNNNNNNNNNNNNNNNNNNNNNNNNNNNNNNNNNNNNNNNNNNNNNNNNNNNNNNNNNNNNNNNNNNNNNNNNNNNNNNNNNNNNNNNNNNNNNNNNNNNNNNNNNNNNNNNNNNNNNNNNNNNNNNNNNNNNNNNNNNNNNNNNNNNNNNNNNNNNNNNNNNNNNNNNNNNNNNNNNNNNNNNNNNNNNNNNNNNNNNNNNNNNNNNNNNNNNNNNNNNNNNNNNNNNNNNNNNNNNNNNNNNNNNNNNNNNNNNNNNNNNNNNNNNNNNNNNNNNNNNNNNNNNNNNNNNNNNNNNNNNNNNNNNNNNNNNNNNNNNNNNNNNNNNNNNNNNNNNNNNNNNNNNNNNNNNNNNNNNNNNNNNNNNNNNNNNNNNNNNNNNNNNNNNNNNNNNNNNNNNNNNNNNNNNNNNNNNNNNNNNNNNNNNNNNNNNNNNNNNNNNNNNNNNNNNNNNNNNNNNNNNNNNNNNNNNNNNNNNNNNNNNNNNNNNNNNNNNNNNNNNNNNNNNNNNNNNNNNNNNNNNNNNNNNNNNNNNNNNNNNNNNNNNNNNNNNNNNNNNNNNNNNNNNNNNNNNNNNNNNNNNNNNNNNNNNNNNNNNNNNNNNNNNNNNNNNNNNNNNNNNNNNNNNNNNNNNNNNNNNNNNNNNNNNNNNNNNNNNNNNNNNNNNNNNNNNNNNNNNNNNNNNNNNNNNNNNNNNNNNNNNNNNNNNNNNNNNNNNNNNNNNNNNNNNNNNNNNNNNNNNNNNNNNNNNNNNNNNNNNNNNNNNNNNNNNNNNNNNNNNNNNNNNNNNNNNNNNNNNNNNNNNNNNNNNNNNNNNNNNNNNNNNNNNNNNNNNNNNNNNNNNNNNNNNNNNNNNNNNNNNNNNNNNNNNNNNNNNNNNNNNNNNNNNNNNNNNNNNNNNNNNNNNNNNNNNNNNNNNNNNNNNNNNNNNNNNNNNNNNNNNNNNNNNNNNNNNNNNNNNNNNNNNNNNNNNNNNNNNNNNNNNNNNNNNNNNNNNNNNNNNNNNNNNNNNNNNNNNNNNNNNNNNNNNNNNNNNNNNNNNNNNNNNNNNNNNNNNNNNNNNNNNNNNNNNNNNNNNNNNNNNNNNNNNNNNNNNNNNNNNNNNNNNNNNNNNNNNNNNNNNNNNNNNNNNNNNNNNNNNNNNNNNNNNNNNNNNNNNNNNNNNNNNNNNNNNNNNNNNNNNNNNNNNNNNNNNNNNNNNNNNNNNNNNNNNNNNNNNNNNNNNNNNNNNNNNNNNNNNNNNNNNNNNNNNNNNNNNNNNNNNNNNNNNNNNNNNNNNNNNNNNNNNNNNNNNNNNNNNNNNNNNNNNNNNNNNNNNNNNNNNNNNNNNNNNNNNNNNNNNNNNNNNNNNNNNNNNNNNNNNNNNNNNNNNNNNNNNNNNNNNNNNNNNNNNNNNNNNNNNNNNNNNNNNNNNNNNNNNNNNNNNNNNNNNNNNNNNNNNNNNNNNNNNNNNNNNNNNNNNNNNNNNNNNNNNNNNNNNNNNNNNNNNNNNNNNNNNNNNNNNNNNNNNNNNNNNNNNNNNNNNNNNNNNNNNNNNNNNNNNNNNNNNNNNNNNNNNNNNNNNNNNNNNNNNNNNNNNNNNNNNNNNNNNNNNNNNNNNNNNNNNNNNNNNNNNNNNNNNNNNNNNNNNNNNNNNNNNNNNNNNNNNNNNNNNNNNNNNNNNNNNNNNNNNNNNNNNNNNNNNNNNNNNNNNNNNNNNNNNNNNNNNNNNNNNNNNNNNNNNNNNNNNNNNNNNNNNNNNNNNNNNNNNNNNNNNNNNNNNNNNNNNNNNNNNNNNNNNNNNNNNNNNNNNNNNNNNNNNNNNNNNNNNNNNNNNNNNNNNNNNNNNNNNNNNNNNNNNNNNNNNNNNNNNNNNNNNNNNNNNNNNNNNNNNNNNNNNNNNNNNNNNNNNNNNNNNNNNNNNNNNNNNNNNNNNNNNNNNNNNNNNNNNNNNNNNNNNNNNNNNNNNNNNNNNNNNNNNNNNNNNNNNNNNNNNNNNNNNNNNNNNNNNNNNNNNNNNNNNNNNNNNNNNNNNNNNNNNNNNNNNNNNNNNNNNNNNNNNNNNNNNNNNNNNNNNNNNNNNNNNNNNNNNNNNNNNNNNNNNNNNNNNNNNNNNNNNNNNNNNNNNNNNNNNNNNNNNNNNNNNNNNNNNNNNNNNNNNNNNNNNNNNNNNNNNNNNNNNNNNNNNNNNNNNNNNNNNNNNNNNNNNNNNNNNNNNNNNNNNNNNNNNNNNNNNNNNNNNNNNNNNNNNNNNNNNNNNNNNNNNNNNNNNNNNNNNNNNNNNNNNNNNNNNNNNNNNNNNNNNNNNNNNNNNNNNNNNNNNNNNNNNNNNNNNNNNNNNNNNNNNNNNNNNNNNNNNNNNNNNNNNNNNNNNNNNNNNNNNNNNNNNNNNNNNNNNNNNNNNNNNNNNNNNNNNNNNNNNNNNNNNNNNNNNNNNNNNNNNNNNNNNNNNNNNNNNNNNNNNNNNNNNNNNNNNNNNNNNNNNNNNNNNNNNNNNNNNNNNNNNNNNNNNNNNNNNNNNNNNNNNNNNNNNNNNNNNNNNNNNNNNNNNNNNNNNNNNNNNNNNNNNNNNNNNNNNNNNNNNNNNNNNNNNNNNNNNNNNNNNNNNNNNNNNNNNNNNNNNNNNNNNNNNNNNNNNNNNNNNNNNNNNNNNNNNNNNNNNNNNNNNNNNNNNNNNNNNNNNNNNNNNNNNNNNNNNNNNNNNNNNNNNNNNNNNNNNNNNNNNNNNNNNNNNNNNNNNNNNNNNNNNNNNNNNNNNNNNNNNNNNNNNNNNNNNNNNNNNNNNNNNNNNNNNNNNNNNNNNNNNNNNNNNNNNNNNNNNNNNNNNNNNNNNNNNNNNNNNNNNNNNNNNNNNNNNNNNNNNNNNNNNNNNNNNNNNNNNNNNNNNNNNNNNNNNNNNNNNNNNNNNNNNNNNNNNNNNNNNNNNNNNNNNNNNNNNNNNNN
It encodes the following:
- the LOC110391823 gene encoding intercellular adhesion molecule 1-like, translating into MDDASCPPTQTWTEGQEATLQCRARGNPVPVVTCHKDGTVVPVGRSHVVTRNYTGTYWCNATNALGTSRRNVTVTVEYRDINVGLVVALVTLAAVAAVTGVVVYRVYYHKKKIRHYKLQEKQQRLLAMGQLTDGATVAQNGSAPAAQP